One bacterium DNA window includes the following coding sequences:
- a CDS encoding YfcC family protein → MSSSPRFRVPHVFVLLTLVILACSIATWVIPSGEYRRETKSVQGHERTLLVPGTYEHLDKHVSARGILLDEKVPDRASPTSLQGFLTAIPRGLEAAADIIFFIFIIGGTFGILQRTGVITAAIGRLLRRLGDRGPLLTIVLMFVLAVGGSTLGMGEEFIPLVPVFLIVAKRLGYDRVYGMAIVLVGSEIGFAASTTNPFTVNVAQGIAELPLNSGLGLRLAFFACAIVIGIVYLLRYGARVKADPAGSVLGDEGFAISEDAGDETAYAGHHTAILLSCLAIFAFILFGVQRYGWWMADMAGGFFLMGIVAFLLARLPLDEAARAFVKGMEEMVVAALVVGFARGISVVLEDAQVMDTLVHHAAGVLGRVPPYVAAQGMLVFQTTLNVLIPSGSGQAAVTMPLMAPLADILGLTRQTAVFAFTCGDGFSNSVIPTSGILMAMLALARIPYLKWLRFMLPLFGLLTLLSGVFLVIAVAIGYR, encoded by the coding sequence GTGTCCTCGTCCCCGCGCTTCAGGGTTCCCCACGTCTTCGTCCTGCTGACCCTGGTGATCCTGGCCTGCTCGATCGCGACCTGGGTGATCCCCTCCGGCGAGTACCGGCGCGAGACGAAGTCGGTGCAGGGGCACGAGCGCACCCTGCTGGTGCCGGGCACCTACGAGCATCTCGACAAGCACGTCAGCGCCCGCGGGATCCTGCTCGACGAGAAAGTCCCGGACCGGGCCTCGCCCACCAGCCTGCAGGGATTCCTGACCGCCATCCCCCGCGGGCTCGAGGCCGCCGCCGACATCATCTTCTTCATCTTCATCATCGGCGGCACCTTCGGGATCCTGCAGCGCACGGGCGTCATCACGGCCGCCATCGGCCGCCTGCTGCGCCGCCTGGGCGACCGGGGCCCACTGCTGACGATCGTGCTCATGTTCGTGCTCGCCGTCGGCGGCTCGACCCTGGGCATGGGCGAGGAATTCATCCCGCTGGTCCCGGTCTTCCTGATCGTCGCCAAACGCCTGGGTTACGACCGCGTGTACGGCATGGCCATCGTGCTGGTGGGGTCGGAGATCGGCTTCGCCGCCTCGACCACCAACCCCTTCACGGTGAACGTGGCCCAGGGCATCGCCGAGTTGCCCCTCAACAGCGGCCTCGGCCTCCGGCTGGCCTTCTTCGCCTGCGCCATCGTCATCGGCATCGTGTATCTGCTGCGCTACGGCGCCCGCGTGAAAGCCGACCCCGCGGGCTCGGTGCTGGGAGACGAGGGCTTCGCCATCTCCGAAGACGCCGGCGACGAGACGGCCTACGCCGGACACCACACCGCCATCCTGCTGTCCTGCCTGGCCATCTTCGCCTTCATCCTCTTCGGGGTGCAGCGCTACGGCTGGTGGATGGCCGACATGGCCGGCGGCTTCTTCCTCATGGGCATCGTCGCCTTCCTGCTGGCGCGCCTACCCCTCGACGAGGCCGCCCGCGCGTTCGTCAAGGGCATGGAGGAAATGGTCGTCGCCGCCCTGGTGGTGGGCTTCGCCCGGGGCATCAGCGTGGTGCTCGAGGACGCCCAGGTCATGGACACCCTGGTGCACCACGCCGCCGGAGTGCTCGGCCGGGTGCCGCCCTACGTGGCCGCCCAGGGCATGCTCGTCTTCCAGACCACCCTGAACGTGCTGATCCCCTCGGGCAGCGGGCAGGCCGCGGTGACCATGCCGCTCATGGCGCCCCTGGCCGACATCCTCGGCCTGACGCGCCAGACCGCGGTCTTCGCCTTCACCTGCGGCGACGGCTTCAGCAACTCGGTGATCCCCACCAGCGGCATCCTCATGGCCATGCTGGCCCTCGCGCGGATCCCCTACCTGAAGTGGCTGCGCTTCATGCTGCCGCTGTTCGGCCTGCTCACGCTGCTGTCGGGGGTCTTCCTCGTCATCGCCGTGGCCATCGGGTACCGCTAG
- a CDS encoding N-acetyltransferase, whose amino-acid sequence MDCHIRPETPADHVRVFEVVKDAYETPSEALLVKRLRAEASPLVSLVAEVDRVVAAHILFTPVAIGDAPMGPKTMGLAPLAVHPDYQDQGLGSQLARAGLEACAAAGCEVVVTLGHPDYYQRFGFSLAVEQGISYVGPEYDPFFMVKELVPGALEKYSGEVRYHDAIEEMG is encoded by the coding sequence ATGGACTGCCACATCCGCCCGGAGACGCCCGCCGACCACGTGCGCGTCTTCGAAGTGGTCAAGGACGCCTACGAGACGCCCTCGGAGGCGTTGCTGGTCAAGCGTTTGCGCGCCGAGGCATCGCCCCTCGTCTCCCTGGTGGCCGAGGTCGACCGGGTGGTCGCCGCGCACATCCTCTTCACGCCCGTGGCCATCGGCGACGCCCCCATGGGACCGAAAACCATGGGTCTGGCGCCCCTGGCCGTGCACCCGGACTACCAGGACCAGGGCCTCGGCTCGCAGTTGGCCCGCGCCGGCCTCGAGGCCTGCGCCGCCGCCGGCTGCGAGGTCGTCGTCACCCTGGGCCACCCCGACTACTACCAGCGTTTCGGGTTCAGCCTCGCGGTCGAGCAGGGCATCAGCTACGTCGGGCCGGAGTACGACCCCTTCTTCATGGTCAAGGAGCTGGTGCCCGGAGCCCTGGAGAAGTACAGCGGCGAGGTGCGCTACCACGACGCCATCGAGGAGATGGGGTAG
- a CDS encoding PD40 domain-containing protein, whose amino-acid sequence MLRSIPFLVLLAILAAAPFALAADEAPGYVMRYADVGAGQIVFTYEDDLWLVPLAGGDAHRITSHPGRETAAKFSPDGKMLAFTADYDGGGDVYVMDARGGVPTRLTFHPSGGTALDWTPDGKSVIFTSNREAPPYASELYVVDVTGGLPRKLPVDRGSLASIAPDGKAMAFNRFGRHVRTWKRYEGGNAQDVWVVEFASGDIRRITDFAGSDQFPMWGDGAIYFNSDREDGTLNLYRYDTATEAVTRLTTFTDYDVKFPSLGDGRIVFQYGSGLSVLDLASGQVAAVPITIPSDRRHMRAELVTPEPRTGAFGLSPAGERALVVARGEVLNLPTDEGDALNVTRTAGSREKYATWSPDGRWIALVSDRSGEEQLYLVDQHGRDEWKALTDGTYGFMRQPVWSPDSKWLVFSDKSLKLHLVDAAGGGAKEIAHSDYDDAWERWGIMDYAWSPDSRWIAYTSQTGNMNEAIWLYDTRTGKNHKLTDDMTQDWSPSFSPDGKYLYFLSSRTFEPTMGRQDQNHIFLKTARPYLFLLQDGERSPFHGEDTVVTADDGAADKEKKDEKKDEKDAGTAIDLAGLAARQLVCEGVPAGNYFRLEAVEGGFLMLEKPEYEFLKYQNVDDGTGGRLDLKKYAVADKEATTILEGIANYHLSADGKQLIYRAGDKYGMVAVAKGGKVGDGKIDPGAVKLRVDRLEEFLQIFDEAWRIQRDWFYDANMHGVDWQAMYDKYAPFVAGCGTRGDLNYLIGEMIAELNIGHTYIFGGDFEDGADRVGTGALGAEFASENGADFYRISRILPGVSWDPRYRSPLAEPGVGVHEGDYLIAIDGVEVRRGENPWALLIDRGGHMVSVTTNSKPTAKGATTVRVEALRNEMGLRYRDWVDRNLAHVTGLSDGRVGYIQLPNMGENGLVEFGRSWYPQTGKEAMIIDDRSNGGGFVGDQIIDRLERELWAVTQPREGKGGRNPERVFHGPLVVLIDGDTYSNGEFFAEAIKRLGLATLIGVRTWGGSTGIEPHQDMVDGGGTTPPQFGLYGLDGTWPIEGWGVEPDIVVVNMPKDVVDGKDAQLDHAVEFLLQQLAENPGKWTIPDAPKYPNKAKPRLSKTISE is encoded by the coding sequence GTGTTGCGATCCATCCCGTTCCTCGTGCTGCTCGCCATCCTGGCGGCCGCTCCCTTCGCCCTCGCCGCGGACGAGGCGCCCGGCTACGTCATGCGGTACGCCGACGTGGGCGCCGGCCAGATCGTCTTCACCTACGAGGACGACCTGTGGCTGGTGCCGCTCGCCGGGGGCGACGCCCACCGGATCACCTCCCATCCGGGCCGCGAGACGGCCGCCAAGTTCTCGCCTGACGGCAAGATGCTCGCCTTCACCGCCGACTACGACGGCGGCGGCGACGTGTACGTGATGGATGCCCGGGGCGGCGTGCCCACGCGCCTGACCTTCCACCCCTCGGGCGGCACGGCCCTCGACTGGACCCCCGACGGCAAGTCCGTCATCTTCACCTCGAACCGCGAGGCGCCCCCGTACGCGTCCGAGCTGTACGTGGTCGACGTGACGGGCGGCCTGCCCCGCAAGCTGCCGGTCGACCGCGGCTCGCTGGCCTCCATCGCACCCGACGGCAAGGCCATGGCCTTCAACCGCTTCGGGCGCCACGTGCGCACCTGGAAACGTTACGAGGGCGGCAACGCCCAGGACGTCTGGGTGGTCGAATTCGCCAGCGGCGACATCCGCCGGATCACCGACTTCGCCGGCAGCGACCAGTTCCCCATGTGGGGCGACGGCGCCATCTACTTCAACAGCGACCGCGAGGACGGCACGCTGAACCTCTACCGCTACGACACGGCCACCGAGGCCGTCACGCGCCTGACCACCTTCACCGACTACGACGTGAAGTTCCCCTCGCTCGGCGACGGCCGCATCGTCTTCCAGTACGGTTCCGGTCTGAGCGTCCTGGATCTGGCGAGCGGCCAGGTGGCCGCGGTGCCCATCACCATTCCCAGCGATCGCCGCCACATGCGGGCCGAGCTCGTCACCCCCGAGCCGCGCACGGGCGCCTTCGGTCTCTCCCCCGCCGGCGAGCGGGCCCTGGTCGTGGCCCGCGGCGAGGTGCTGAACCTGCCCACCGACGAGGGCGACGCCCTGAACGTGACGCGCACCGCCGGGTCGCGCGAGAAGTACGCGACCTGGAGTCCGGACGGCCGCTGGATCGCCCTGGTGAGCGACCGCAGCGGCGAGGAGCAGCTCTACCTCGTCGACCAGCACGGCCGGGACGAGTGGAAGGCCCTCACCGACGGCACCTACGGCTTCATGCGCCAGCCCGTGTGGTCGCCCGACTCCAAGTGGCTCGTGTTCAGCGACAAGTCCCTGAAGCTGCACCTGGTCGACGCCGCGGGCGGCGGCGCGAAGGAGATCGCCCACAGCGACTACGACGACGCCTGGGAGCGCTGGGGCATCATGGACTACGCCTGGTCGCCCGACAGCCGCTGGATCGCCTACACCAGCCAGACCGGCAACATGAACGAGGCCATCTGGCTGTACGACACCCGGACCGGCAAGAACCACAAGCTCACCGACGACATGACCCAGGACTGGTCGCCGAGCTTCTCGCCCGACGGCAAGTACCTGTACTTCCTCTCGAGCCGCACCTTCGAGCCCACCATGGGCCGGCAGGACCAGAACCACATCTTCCTGAAGACGGCGCGGCCCTACCTGTTCCTGCTGCAGGACGGCGAACGCTCGCCCTTCCACGGCGAGGACACGGTCGTGACCGCGGACGACGGCGCGGCGGACAAGGAGAAGAAGGACGAGAAGAAGGACGAGAAGGACGCCGGCACGGCGATCGACCTGGCGGGTCTGGCCGCGCGGCAGCTCGTGTGCGAGGGCGTCCCGGCCGGCAATTACTTCAGGCTGGAGGCCGTCGAGGGCGGCTTCCTGATGCTGGAGAAGCCGGAGTACGAGTTCCTCAAGTACCAGAACGTCGACGACGGCACCGGCGGCCGCCTCGACCTGAAGAAGTACGCCGTGGCCGACAAGGAGGCGACGACGATCCTCGAGGGGATCGCCAACTACCACCTCAGCGCCGACGGCAAGCAGCTCATCTACCGGGCCGGCGACAAGTACGGCATGGTGGCGGTGGCCAAGGGCGGCAAGGTGGGCGACGGCAAGATCGATCCGGGCGCGGTGAAGCTGCGGGTCGACCGCCTCGAGGAGTTCCTGCAGATCTTCGACGAGGCCTGGCGCATCCAGCGCGACTGGTTCTACGACGCGAACATGCACGGTGTCGACTGGCAGGCCATGTACGACAAGTACGCGCCCTTCGTGGCCGGTTGCGGCACGCGCGGCGACCTGAACTACCTCATCGGCGAGATGATCGCCGAGCTCAACATCGGCCACACCTACATTTTCGGGGGCGACTTCGAGGACGGCGCCGACCGCGTCGGCACCGGCGCCCTGGGCGCCGAGTTCGCGAGCGAGAACGGGGCCGACTTCTACCGCATCAGCCGCATCCTGCCCGGCGTGAGCTGGGACCCGCGCTACCGGTCGCCCCTGGCCGAGCCCGGCGTGGGCGTGCACGAAGGCGACTACCTCATCGCCATCGACGGCGTCGAGGTGCGTCGGGGCGAGAACCCGTGGGCGCTGCTGATCGACCGGGGCGGCCACATGGTCAGCGTCACCACCAACAGCAAGCCGACGGCCAAGGGCGCGACCACCGTGCGCGTCGAGGCCCTGCGCAACGAGATGGGCCTGCGCTACCGCGACTGGGTCGATCGGAACCTGGCCCACGTGACCGGGCTCTCCGACGGCCGGGTGGGCTACATCCAGCTGCCGAACATGGGCGAGAACGGCCTGGTCGAGTTCGGTCGCAGCTGGTACCCGCAGACCGGCAAGGAGGCCATGATCATCGACGACCGCTCCAACGGCGGCGGCTTCGTGGGCGACCAGATCATCGACCGGCTCGAGCGCGAGCTGTGGGCCGTGACCCAGCCCCGCGAGGGCAAGGGCGGCCGCAACCCCGAGCGGGTCTTCCACGGCCCGCTGGTGGTGCTCATCGACGGCGACACCTACAGCAACGGCGAGTTCTTCGCCGAGGCCATCAAGCGCCTGGGCCTGGCCACCCTCATCGGCGTGCGCACCTGGGGCGGCTCGACCGGCATCGAACCCCACCAGGACATGGTCGACGGCGGCGGCACCACGCCCCCGCAGTTCGGCCTCTACGGCCTGGACGGCACCTGGCCCATCGAGGGCTGGGGCGTCGAGCCCGACATCGTCGTGGTGAACATGCCGAAGGACGTGGTGGACGGGAAGGATGCCCAGCTCGACCACGCCGTGGAGTTCCTGCTGCAGCAGCTCGCGGAAAATCCCGGCAAGTGGACCATTCCGGACGCGCCGAAGTATCCGAACAAGGCGAAACCGCGCCTCTCGAAGACGATCTCCGAGTAG
- a CDS encoding DUF882 domain-containing protein has translation MMRRHFLGICGKAAVATLLPVPSLAGLMAGDAAAGDGRVGVAPIGSLNLLNVHTGERLVCTYREQGRLLPDALAAIDHLLRDHRTDEMRPIDPALLDLMASLAGRLESTRPFRVFSGYRAPQTNEMLRRHSDGVAKRSYHMQGMAVDIELSGRTARQLQAAALAERAGGVGYYPRSGFVHVDTGPIRSW, from the coding sequence ATGATGCGGCGGCACTTTCTCGGAATCTGCGGCAAGGCGGCCGTCGCGACCCTGCTGCCGGTGCCGTCGCTGGCCGGCCTGATGGCGGGCGACGCCGCCGCCGGCGACGGGCGCGTCGGCGTGGCGCCGATCGGCTCCCTCAACCTGCTCAACGTGCACACCGGCGAGCGTCTGGTCTGCACGTACCGGGAACAGGGTCGCCTGCTCCCCGACGCCCTGGCGGCCATCGATCACCTGCTGCGCGACCACCGGACCGACGAGATGCGGCCCATCGACCCGGCGCTGCTGGACCTGATGGCTTCCCTCGCCGGCAGGCTGGAATCGACCCGACCCTTCCGCGTGTTCTCCGGCTACCGCGCCCCGCAGACCAACGAGATGCTGCGCCGCCACAGCGACGGGGTCGCGAAGCGCAGCTACCACATGCAGGGCATGGCGGTGGACATCGAGCTGTCGGGCCGCACCGCACGCCAGCTGCAGGCCGCGGCGCTAGCGGAGAGGGCCGGCGGCGTCGGCTACTACCCGCGCTCCGGGTTCGTCCACGTCGACACGGGCCCGATCCGCTCCTGGTAG
- a CDS encoding L,D-transpeptidase family protein, whose amino-acid sequence MTLTAGVLAFLLFAAPGGAAVQPGSFLEYVAICQATATAAAADACGVELADRDVVAGIYALRQGRPLWILRPDAEVEIPALIDRFADAASHGLHPDRYDPAGLRDAAVALGGGTPRERAALDVALTAAVAGYTADLAGFRLQSPVREELGFVPRAGGKLESIVVGIADGTAPPSEAVETAAPTSTEYADLRRLLGSWRAIVRRGGWPHIDDGPTLRPGARDARVPALRMRLAGGVADVAVEAADVYDEVLQAAVRDAQARFGLACDGIIGPRTLAALNVPAADRLRQIEFSLERLRGLPRRLGERHVRVDLLRGTLQVVAGDTVEISMRTIIGKPERPTPVLSSRITCLEANPYWNIPQTLAREDVLPKLQRDPGYLQQRGIRAFETWRPGAPELDTAAIDWRAIAPEQLAFKLQQVPGPANPLGQVKFLFANPYSVYIHDTPGEYEFTLPDRFFSSGCVRVEEPVRLAQALLGDRYGEFTAALDSGATVSFTLPRPVPVHLVYLTAWVDGAGRPCFRDDVYGVVEEQEEAIAAGTPARNLPGADRARVDVDEPGARVVADAAGPLR is encoded by the coding sequence ATGACCCTGACGGCCGGAGTCCTCGCCTTCCTGCTGTTCGCCGCGCCGGGCGGCGCGGCCGTGCAGCCCGGCTCATTCCTGGAATACGTCGCCATCTGCCAGGCCACCGCCACGGCCGCCGCCGCAGACGCCTGCGGGGTCGAGCTCGCGGATCGGGACGTCGTCGCCGGCATCTATGCCCTGCGGCAGGGTCGTCCCCTGTGGATCCTCCGCCCGGACGCCGAGGTCGAGATCCCGGCCCTGATCGACCGCTTCGCCGACGCGGCCTCCCATGGACTGCACCCCGACCGCTACGATCCGGCCGGACTGCGCGACGCCGCAGTCGCGCTCGGCGGGGGCACGCCCCGGGAGCGGGCCGCCCTGGACGTCGCCCTGACCGCGGCCGTGGCCGGCTACACGGCCGACCTGGCGGGCTTCCGTCTGCAGTCCCCGGTCCGGGAGGAACTCGGCTTCGTCCCGCGGGCCGGTGGGAAACTGGAGTCGATCGTCGTCGGGATCGCCGACGGGACCGCGCCGCCGTCCGAAGCCGTCGAGACCGCCGCGCCGACCTCGACCGAGTATGCCGACCTGCGCCGGCTGTTGGGATCCTGGCGCGCGATCGTCCGGCGGGGCGGCTGGCCGCACATCGACGACGGGCCGACGCTGCGGCCCGGTGCCCGCGACGCCCGGGTGCCGGCTCTGCGCATGCGCCTCGCGGGCGGAGTCGCCGACGTCGCCGTCGAGGCCGCGGATGTCTACGACGAGGTTCTGCAGGCCGCCGTGCGCGACGCCCAGGCGCGCTTCGGTCTCGCCTGCGACGGCATCATCGGCCCGCGCACCCTGGCCGCCCTGAACGTGCCGGCCGCCGACCGCCTGCGCCAGATCGAGTTCAGCCTCGAGCGCCTGCGGGGGCTGCCGCGCCGGCTCGGCGAGCGGCACGTCCGCGTCGACCTGCTGCGCGGGACGTTGCAGGTCGTGGCGGGCGATACGGTCGAGATCTCCATGCGCACGATCATCGGCAAACCGGAACGGCCGACGCCGGTGCTGTCCAGCCGCATCACCTGTCTCGAGGCGAATCCCTACTGGAACATCCCGCAGACCCTGGCGCGCGAAGACGTGCTGCCCAAGCTGCAGCGCGACCCCGGCTACCTGCAGCAGCGGGGTATCCGCGCGTTCGAGACCTGGCGTCCCGGCGCGCCGGAACTCGACACGGCGGCGATCGACTGGCGGGCGATCGCGCCGGAGCAGCTGGCCTTCAAGCTGCAGCAGGTCCCCGGACCGGCCAATCCCCTCGGCCAGGTGAAGTTCCTCTTCGCCAACCCCTACAGCGTGTACATCCACGACACGCCGGGCGAGTACGAATTCACGCTGCCGGACAGGTTCTTCTCCTCGGGCTGCGTGCGCGTGGAGGAACCGGTCCGGCTGGCCCAGGCCCTTCTCGGCGACCGCTACGGCGAATTCACGGCGGCCCTGGACAGCGGCGCCACGGTCTCGTTCACGCTGCCGCGGCCGGTGCCGGTGCACCTGGTCTACCTGACGGCGTGGGTCGACGGCGCGGGGCGGCCGTGCTTCCGCGACGATGTCTACGGGGTGGTCGAGGAACAGGAGGAGGCGATCGCCGCCGGGACGCCGGCGCGGAACCTACCAGGAGCGGATCGGGCCCGTGTCGACGTGGACGAACCCGGAGCGCGGGTAGTAGCCGACGCCGCCGGCCCTCTCCGCTAG
- a CDS encoding neutral zinc metallopeptidase — MKWQDRRRSSHVEDRRGQRVAGGSSRAGGDAGLIFALLARSSPRARVVIILAAFVAMFVFKVSPLALLGGGSGTPATVQEAPAPDDELAAFLATMKADNEDVWTRIFAARGQTYRPAELVIYSDRTPMPGGLADSRMGPFYLPANATVYIDPDFFQEMKSRFGAPGDFAQAYVVAHEIGHHVQHLLGSTDRVHEQRGRVSEEEYNRLSVRLELQADFLAGVFAHHADEMFSFLETGDIEEAMNCARAIGDDTLQRQAGRRVVPDSFTHGTSAQRSRWFMKGYRTGDMDAGDTFGIPYDQL, encoded by the coding sequence ATGAAATGGCAGGACCGCAGGCGCAGCTCCCACGTGGAGGATCGGCGCGGACAGAGGGTCGCGGGCGGCTCGTCGCGGGCCGGCGGCGACGCCGGACTCATCTTCGCCCTGTTGGCGCGCAGCAGCCCGCGGGCGCGGGTCGTGATCATCCTCGCCGCGTTCGTCGCCATGTTCGTGTTCAAGGTCAGCCCGCTCGCGCTGCTGGGCGGCGGCAGCGGCACGCCCGCGACCGTCCAGGAGGCCCCGGCTCCGGACGACGAGCTCGCGGCCTTCCTGGCCACCATGAAGGCGGACAACGAGGACGTCTGGACGCGGATCTTCGCCGCCCGCGGCCAGACCTACCGCCCCGCCGAGCTCGTGATCTACAGCGACCGCACGCCCATGCCGGGCGGGCTGGCCGATTCGCGCATGGGTCCGTTCTACCTGCCGGCGAACGCGACGGTGTACATCGATCCCGACTTCTTCCAGGAGATGAAGAGCCGCTTCGGGGCCCCGGGCGACTTCGCCCAGGCCTACGTCGTGGCCCACGAGATCGGCCATCACGTGCAGCATCTGCTGGGGTCCACCGATCGCGTGCACGAACAGCGGGGGCGGGTCTCCGAGGAGGAGTACAATCGGCTCTCGGTGCGGCTCGAACTCCAGGCCGACTTCCTGGCCGGGGTGTTCGCCCACCACGCCGACGAGATGTTCTCCTTCCTCGAGACAGGCGACATCGAGGAGGCCATGAACTGCGCCCGCGCCATCGGCGACGACACGCTGCAGCGCCAGGCCGGTCGGCGGGTCGTGCCCGACTCGTTCACCCACGGGACGTCCGCGCAGAGGTCGCGTTGGTTCATGAAGGGGTACCGGACCGGGGACATGGACGCGGGCGACACCTTCGGCATCCCCTACGACCAGCTCTGA
- a CDS encoding glycine cleavage system protein R, whose protein sequence is MSHLVITIVGDDRPGIVESLSAAVADHGGNWLSSSMSNLAGQFAGIIAVAVEGAQRDELAAAIEALPGLHVHSVHGSHDVDGDLPLATIEAVGVDQPGIVRGLTGLLREAGVNLLEFASWTEPAPNSGDLLFRAMAEFVLAPDLDLETLEGRLGAFAEEMAVEIELELDSEAD, encoded by the coding sequence ATGTCCCATCTCGTGATCACCATCGTGGGCGACGACCGTCCCGGCATCGTCGAGAGCCTGTCCGCGGCCGTGGCCGACCACGGCGGCAACTGGCTTTCGAGCAGCATGAGCAACCTGGCGGGCCAGTTCGCCGGCATCATCGCCGTCGCCGTCGAGGGTGCGCAGCGCGACGAACTGGCCGCGGCCATCGAGGCGCTGCCCGGTCTGCACGTCCATTCGGTGCACGGATCGCACGATGTGGACGGCGACCTGCCCCTGGCCACCATCGAGGCGGTGGGCGTCGACCAGCCCGGCATCGTGCGCGGCCTGACCGGCCTGCTGCGCGAAGCGGGCGTGAACCTGCTCGAGTTCGCCAGCTGGACCGAGCCGGCGCCCAACTCGGGCGACCTGCTCTTCCGGGCCATGGCCGAGTTCGTTCTGGCGCCGGACCTCGATCTGGAGACGCTCGAGGGTCGCCTCGGCGCGTTCGCCGAGGAGATGGCGGTCGAGATCGAACTGGAGCTCGATTCCGAAGCGGACTGA